In the Leptospira bourretii genome, one interval contains:
- a CDS encoding CarD family transcriptional regulator produces MATKKLNEKTKEPKFKVGDYVVYPIHGVGEVTEVAKKLILGKKKDCYSLEIQGSKMKVSIPVDRAMDVGIRSIIDKKEIKKVLTLLKKDEVDTEEDWKVRYQNNMNKIKSGSIFEVADVCRNLYRRAYGKELSIMERKLYESAYNLVKMEIALSKGVPQEEAGNIVSDVLAASVQGMAPPPPPKELDDDLDLE; encoded by the coding sequence TTGGCTACAAAAAAACTAAACGAAAAAACTAAAGAGCCTAAATTCAAGGTGGGGGACTACGTTGTATACCCTATCCATGGAGTAGGTGAGGTCACAGAAGTTGCGAAAAAGCTGATTCTGGGAAAGAAAAAAGACTGTTACAGTTTGGAAATTCAAGGTTCCAAAATGAAGGTCTCTATCCCTGTGGATCGGGCAATGGATGTGGGTATCCGGTCGATCATTGATAAAAAAGAGATCAAAAAAGTTCTCACTCTCCTAAAAAAGGATGAGGTCGACACGGAAGAGGACTGGAAGGTCCGTTACCAGAACAATATGAACAAGATCAAATCTGGTTCCATTTTTGAAGTGGCTGATGTTTGCCGTAATCTTTACAGACGTGCCTATGGCAAAGAACTTTCCATTATGGAAAGAAAGCTCTATGAGAGCGCCTATAATTTAGTAAAGATGGAAATTGCATTGAGTAAGGGTGTACCCCAAGAAGAAGCAGGAAACATTGTTTCCGATGTGCTGGCAGCTTCAGTGCAAGGTATGGCTCCACCACCACCTCCAAAAGAATTGGATGATGATCTAGATTTAGAATAA
- a CDS encoding PIN/TRAM domain-containing protein, translating to MKHLLSTLGTIFVSSVSFFFLYSESQNLVLAGTLAGFILLYSLFLVLGERKLFPEIKADVVLCASVGALLGLSIAAFPVSLLNDYGYKSIAIFVAVLLFLTGIKTGVAFAKKPGLGIFGGGNATGGSSFQIPGLETGNTQIKDKILDTSVVIDGRILDIADTHFLDGPLILPNFVLREIQLISDSSDPIKRARGRRGLEMLNKLQRKGSIEVKITYTDYSDTREVDAKLVKLARDTGGAVVTNDFNLNKVAELQGVRVLNLNNLANALKPVVLPGEEFQISVIKEGKDENQGIGYLEDGTMVVIENGGHLVGKDVRVVVTSIIQTAAGKMIFTKVQNGNNNYNKS from the coding sequence ATGAAACACTTACTTTCAACCCTTGGGACAATTTTTGTCTCTTCGGTATCGTTTTTCTTCTTATATTCGGAATCGCAAAACCTCGTTTTGGCGGGGACACTTGCGGGATTCATTCTTCTTTATTCCCTATTCCTCGTGTTAGGTGAAAGAAAATTATTCCCTGAAATCAAAGCAGATGTTGTACTTTGTGCAAGTGTGGGTGCGCTTCTTGGATTGTCCATTGCAGCATTCCCGGTTAGCCTTCTCAACGATTACGGATACAAATCCATTGCCATTTTTGTGGCAGTTCTTCTTTTCCTCACTGGAATCAAAACGGGAGTGGCTTTTGCAAAAAAACCAGGCCTTGGGATTTTTGGTGGTGGAAATGCAACCGGTGGTTCTAGTTTTCAAATCCCTGGACTTGAAACTGGCAACACTCAGATCAAAGACAAAATTTTAGATACCTCCGTTGTGATTGATGGTCGTATTTTAGATATTGCTGATACACATTTCTTAGATGGCCCGCTCATCTTACCAAACTTTGTGTTACGTGAGATCCAACTGATCTCCGATTCTTCTGATCCTATCAAACGGGCTCGTGGAAGACGTGGTTTGGAAATGTTGAACAAACTCCAAAGAAAAGGTTCTATCGAAGTTAAGATCACTTATACTGATTATTCTGATACTCGCGAAGTGGATGCAAAACTTGTGAAACTAGCACGTGATACTGGTGGAGCTGTTGTGACTAACGACTTCAACCTAAACAAAGTGGCTGAATTACAAGGGGTTCGTGTTCTTAACTTAAACAATCTTGCCAATGCATTAAAACCTGTTGTACTTCCTGGTGAAGAGTTCCAAATCTCTGTCATCAAAGAAGGAAAAGACGAAAACCAAGGAATTGGTTACTTAGAAGATGGAACGATGGTTGTGATTGAAAACGGTGGCCATTTAGTAGGAAAAGATGTGCGGGTGGTAGTCACAAGTATCATCCAAACAGCTGCTGGTAAAATGATTTTTACAAAAGTGCAAAACGGTAACAATAACTACAACAAATCGTAA
- a CDS encoding class I SAM-dependent methyltransferase has translation MDSKFWPNPEEEKTRYLEHNNDVTDIRYQNFLKPVVEKVLTNQKSTDKGLDYGAGPGPVVQFLLEQNGYKIKIYDPFFHNDPENLKQTYDYIILTEVVEHFHSPKGEFQKLYNLLNTNGRLYLLTHPYDDSINFEKWYYKNDQTHTFFYTTTAFDWILNHYGFKSLEIEDRIIILKK, from the coding sequence ATGGATTCAAAGTTTTGGCCAAACCCAGAGGAAGAAAAAACTCGGTATCTAGAACACAATAACGACGTAACCGACATACGTTACCAAAATTTTTTAAAACCTGTGGTGGAGAAAGTTTTGACCAACCAAAAGTCCACAGACAAAGGTTTGGATTATGGAGCAGGTCCAGGCCCTGTGGTGCAATTTTTGTTGGAACAAAATGGATACAAAATCAAAATATATGATCCCTTTTTTCATAATGATCCAGAAAACTTAAAACAAACTTATGATTACATCATCCTCACGGAAGTGGTAGAACATTTTCATTCCCCAAAAGGCGAGTTTCAGAAATTGTATAACTTATTAAATACTAACGGACGTTTGTATCTCTTGACACATCCTTACGATGACAGTATCAATTTTGAAAAATGGTATTATAAAAATGACCAAACCCATACCTTTTTCTATACTACGACGGCATTCGATTGGATTCTGAATCATTATGGTTTCAAATCTTTAGAAATTGAAGATCGAATCATTATACTAAAAAAATAA